Below is a genomic region from Taeniopygia guttata chromosome 7, bTaeGut7.mat, whole genome shotgun sequence.
gaaaggaaaggaaaggaaaggaaaggaaaggaaaggaaaggaaaggaaaggaaaggaaaggaaaggaaaggaaaggaaaggaaaggaaaggaaaggaaaggaaaggaaaggaaaggaaaggaaaggaaaggaaaggaaaggaaaggaaaggaaaggaaaggaaaggaaaggaaaggaaaggaaaggaaagggaaaggaaaggaaaggaaaggaaaggaaaggaaaggaaaggaaaggaaaggaaaggaaaggaaaggaaaggaaaggaaaggaaaggaaaggaaaggaaaggaaaggaaaggaaaggaaaggaagaagatgTTTTTAACAGGAACACTTTACTTAGTGCAGTACTTCACTCCCCGGCCAGAGACGGTCCAGCTTGCCATCAATCAGTACATCACTTTGTGATgtcaaaatccccaaatcaccCAACCCCACCTGCTCACTGGTTGGTTCTCCCCACGGGCCGTTGTGAGGCCGGGAGGGAGCCGATCCCCACATCCCTCCAGCCGATACTGGCTGCTGTACGAGGGCAGTGATGGAGCTGTTGCCCCGACCCCACCCGCCCCTGCGCTTTGTTGGGAGGAGGCACAGAAGGAAAGtgtttcctctctgcttttGCACCTCGGGAGGCAAGAACCCATTAACTGcagcatcccatcccatcccatcccatcccatcccatcccatcccatcccatcccatcccatcccatcccatcccatcccatcccatcccacctgcCCGAACACGGTGCCTTACTGCGTTCACACTCCAGCGCGCCGCACTCTGTACCTTTGAAAACCGTAAAAGTCATCAGCGCTGCTAGAAAGTAGCAACTGGGCTATAAACTATCCCGTTACATAAAATGTTTAATTAGAAACTTAATGGTGAACATAGTGGTAGCCTTTAAAAGGTAATTGTGTTGGAGAGTTTAAATAATTCGGATAGCCTAATTGCCAAATTGTTGATAATGCAAGCTGCCACCGATCTGAGTGTAAAATGCCTCGGGACACTTGTTTGCATATAAAAGAGCTAAGTGAAGTCATTTAAGGCTGTGGAATAAATTATGAATCAaaggggtgggttttttggtaaAAAACAGTACAAGGGTGATTTGGCCACACAAGAGCATATTTCcatatgaaaatacaaaattcaattttttaattttgttttttaaatcagGACCTGCACAGCCTTTTCAAAGGACTAATCATGTTATGGAAAGTTGGTAAAGCAACTAAAAATCAAACTATATCAGTAGTTAATTACAAGTTCTGTGCTCCCAGATTTTACCATGGCAGACTACAGAGTACAGGGCTTGCAGTGATAGCAAAGCTGCAGCTCTTTCTGCTGCCTCAGAAATTCAATTTCCCTCCCTCAAAGAACGTGCTTCCAGAGATGGCATGGGAATGTTGGTGTTGCTGGTTGCTTTAAGAAAGACATGTAAGTCTGAGAAAGTGCAACTCTTGCTCATTTTGTATATTGTGTCCTCTGGGCACTAATGAGCAATTTAGTGGccagtgttttccttttcctcaaaTATTCTGCAGGATGGAGCCAATGCTGAAGTGGTGGGAGTCCAGGGCTCTGAAAATGATGAGGGTGGGCAGAGGCTGTGCAGTTCCTCCTTCCACAGCCACTCAGCAAGGGCCTGTCTGGCCATCAGGGTGGTCTTCCATTCAGTGCAAAAGTTTGTTCATTTGTAGGGAGTTTTATAACATGGAGTTCTGTGTGAGCACGAGTAAATCTTCCAGGACAAAGCTCAATATTTACTTATAATACGACCCCTGGATCTATCAGTCACTGTAGTTACTCTGTTTCACTCTTTCTTACCCTCATTTAttctgctgttattttttccaCCTAAAATCTATCCAAGCACAATAAGCAGAGGTTGGAGAAAGTTGAGCAAGCCAGCAGGATATTGTCCCTGGACCCATGCCTCAGTCAGAAATATCATCCCCCTGAGTTTCCTACACTGCAGATGGGGTGAGATGGCTGAGAATTATGgagctatttttaaattttgaaatctTGGATCTACCAGTACATACatcaataaaataattacagctGGCCTGAACAGTGTTTAGAGAGAACTATTCCTCAACAAAAACATGAAATACAGGAATCTCTGGGGTATTCTGTAAACAAAGGTTAGTTAAACACAAATGGTATGTTCTCTATTCATCATTCTTTTGGGAAAAGTCACAGGACACTAAAGACAAACAGATATGAGTATTGTCTCTGATTCCAGTGTAAACACAtattccctttccctcccccacaTGACCTTGTAACCAGTGAGGTGCCTGGCTAAAAATGCTTCTACTGAATCCTGAGAGGTCCTGCCAGGTTTGCTGGTGACTTGGAGCCATCAGAACTGGCACCATGGGAGTCGTGTGGGATCTCCCCCTCGAGGTTTGACCATGGCCAGAAAAAGAGAGGTCAAGCATAACCGTGTCAGGTTTTCCCTTGGCACTGGTGGTGCCAGTCAGAGGGGAGAAATTAAGAAAGTGGGACTGATattcacatttttcttaaatCCTAGAGCTCAATCTTCAGTTACAACCTACTGAGAATACAAAGCAGCTTGCTTGGACCTGTGTGGTGCATCAGTACATAAATGGCAGAAATCAATCTGCCAAGCTGGGGGTGTGATGGTGGAGATTTCCTTTGCCTGAgctttgttttcattctctgttttgttttgcttctttagGTGAGATGGACTTGCAGATCCTCTCAAAAATACGAGCCAGATATCCTGGGGTCACCATCAACAACGATGTGATAGAACCAAGTGCTGAACAGATCTCCAAGTACAAAGgtatttttacattaaataaattacatttacatTAGTTATTTTACATGCATCAAAAAGTGTTGAAAGGTGGATGACCCTATGTCCAAATGCCTTCTTATCAGAACTGTCTctttaaagctgaaaaattcAAAGTTTCATGCTTTTTTGCCATCATTGCTTCTCAACGATGTTCACTCATTAAAATCTTAGTCTCTCACACTGCAAAGAACTCTGCATGGCAGATGCTTGCCTAGACAGACTTTAAAAACTAAACAAGCTGGGAAGTGAGGGTGATTGTATGGGAATGGAGTGAAATCCCAGCATTTCAGAAAGTTTTTCCACTTCGACTTGTGTTGAATCAGGATCCTTCCTCAGCATCAAAGGGAAAATTTTAGTGTCTCATGGTAATTCTCTCACATCTTAAAAATCGTATCCAACAAATACCTAAACCTCACAGTGGGGCACTAAATTAGTAACCAAGCTTTGAATTAGAAAACATATAAAGGAAGGCAGGAGTGATAGGAAAGACTTTTTCTGTGTGCTCTGGGGCTCAGAGCTTCTCTCCTTCCCCTGGCCCAAAGGTCTAAGCAGCATCCATGAAGGAAAATGGAACATTTTCTGAGGAGGACTGAGTGTTAACCAGGGTACTTTGATCAAATTGCCCTACAGCAGGGTTTGGTTATCACTGGATTAGAGCCTCCCAGGATCCACCTCCAGGTGATCCTGGTGTTGGGGAGGTgaccccagccctgagcagagcacACCTGGTGGAGAGCCATCCTGAATGGATGTGGCAGCAAGGAATGAACCTCATCAGCTGAGTCTCTTGCTGGAAATGCTCCAAACCATACTCAATACCAGGCTGTAAAACCACACTGTAAATCTCCAATCTTGCTCTTCCTGAAGTCCTTAAAAATGAAGCATTCCCAGTGTGAATCAGCTTGTGGAagtcaaaggggaaaaaaaccccaaaaaccagtGAGGTAGCTCAGAATCACTGGAAGCACCAAAGACTCCCAGGacaaacctatttttttttgaTCTTTCTCAATTTAACACAGACCTGATGCTTTAAAAGATGCTTTGTGCAAAATCCCTGGTGCTCTTATGTTGCTGCAGACTGAAATGGTGAAGGGTGGGCACCAGAGCATCTTCTCTGTTTGTAAGACAGTTTGTGCACTTGAACAAAGAATTTCTGTTCTGTCTGGGTTACACTGGACTGGATTTGCTCTGAATCTTCCCAGTGGTCCCACCATCTACCACCAATTAACTGGCAGTCCTATCCTACTGCAGTGAGTTTCTTTCCAGAAGaaagttaaagaaaatataaaatgttgtccttattttaagttttatgctaaaccagaaattaaatattcatctgaatttctttctttaaactCTCTTATTTGGCAATTAATCATGTCCCCAGTAGCTACCATTAATTAGGTTTCTGAGGCCTAAGATTTTCTGtagagaattaaaaacattacCTGCACCTCTGAGGATTCAGCAGTTATGTTTTCTGCCTCGCCAAATGCTTTCTCCATGGGAAGGAGCAGCCAAGCTCATGAGAGAAACCCCTTACTGGGATGTGCAGTGATGGCAAACTCGGGTTTCTCTTTCCTCATGGGCAAGCTGTGCCTTTCCTGCACTCCTGGGGGATCCCTTGGTGGCCATGGTTGGGGTGTTGGTGGCCCCACAAGCCAGCTGCAtcaccagcacagctgcaggcagctttGATGGCACCCATCATGTACACAGCCAGCTTCTGACTGGGAAAAGAATCCAGGATGaacccagggaaaaggcaggaaaacttTTCATAATGGATTGAGATGAATATTTAGGCAGAAATTTACCACAATCCCATAATGAATTTGCACTTCCAAAAATTTGGACTTTGAAGGCCCAGCCTGGAAAGcaattcagttttcttcccagctcctccttgcAGAACAGGCCAACAATTAAACTGAACCAGATTGCCCCAGACTATTGGTGAGGGGGTAAGAGCTGCTTCTGAGTGTAGAACAGCAAATTAAATCtgagctgccagctctggggccAGTGGCTGATAAATGGAAGCTCACAGAGTAACAATGGCAGCAGCTGAAAGGGGTGGCCCTTTTCCAGCCACAGAAGAGAGGAGATCAGCCCTGAAGGAGCATTTCTCATCTGCCTGATGGGGACGTGTCCAAATCAGAGCCCAGAAGGAGGAACATTGTTGTTAGTGGTGTAAAGACACTGATTTTAGCAAACTGGGCTCTGTAGCTCAGGCTCAGCCTGCCTTTGGGCCATGTAAGTTTTAAATTGATGCTAACTCCAGTGAAGCACAGGAGCTGACCCAGAGCCTGCTTTGTCCTGGAGCAATCCTGAGTGCCAGGCAGGGAGATGAGCTCCATATGCCAGCAGATGGACATTAGTACTCCCTACATTATGAAATTATCTCTCCATTTTCCTCCCATAAAAAGAGAGGGGATGCAGCGATGAGCCAGGCCCTCAGTGTAATTTATTCTTTGAATCCACTTCTCCagatttctgtttccttcagtTGCTGATGTGCATTGAATTGAGGTCTGAAGACACTCCATGTGTCACTCCTTAAAGCTCTTTGCTTTCAAACACTGTCATCCCTTTTGCCTGAAGCAGTTGGTCAGAACTGTGGGTTTCTGAAAAATTGTTTAAACACAGAAGCCACTGAATGTCAAGAGAAGGGTCCTTGCTCTTGGAGCAaacctccttccctctcctacCATCCTAGTTACACAAATTTAGAAGAAtacatttgctttttctgcccTTCTCAACCTTTAAATTGTGCTTCTCTTCTCAAGAAACCCCTGCTTTGATCCACCCTTGAGCacctggttttatttggggaaaatccTCCACCGTGGCCTGACCTGCTCAGCCATGTGGGTTTTCTGTGGCACGTAAGTGCTGGGGCCATCAGTCCTCCTATTCACCATGAAATGTGCTGCTCATGGCCTCATAACAGTCTGTCCCAGCCAACATCTTTTAATTCACCTTGAGCCAGTCACGGGGaagaaattactattttttattttttatttttttttagctcagGTAAAACCAGAGGAGCCAAAATgaggcagaaaagggaaaagcaacAGACTCTTTTAAGATTTTGTCCTATAAAGCCTCTACAGTCTCCTCCTCACATATGGGCTCAAGGTTTAAGATATTCCACTGTTGTGTTAAACTGGTACCAAAACTTTCTACCTAAATAGGGCTTTTGGATGTATTAAAGCTCTGAGTGGAAATCAGCCCCATATTTGCAATTGAGATAACTCTCTCCTGCCTTCTTCTCTATTTCAGAGCATGTGGCTCAGGCATCAAACCTGGAGAACATAAAATTTACCTGGCACAAGGAGACAGCTCATGAATATGAAAGTCGAATgaatgcagaaaagaaaactaaaaaatgGGACTTCATTCACATGATCCAGGTAAGAGTCTCTGCAAAGTAAATGCTGCCAAAGACTCAGTTGTTAAGAGTATGCACGAAGTATGTGACCTCATTATCCACTCTTAGGGGAAGAAAGGTGAGTTTACTTCCCAGTAATTTGAAGTGCTTTAGCATAAATGAActgcaaaaatgaaaagcagcttTGAGCACAGTAGTCCTATTAACCAGGCTGTGGGTGGCAGTCAACTAAGAATATATTTTAGCTAGTGTCTTCAAAAGCTCCTTGTCCTCTCCATGAAATTGCTTTTCTATTTCCAAGTTCACTGAAACCTTCACTGAAGAAAGGCAAATATCTTTATCTCAGGCTGCTGAATAACATGAGCTcaggcctggcagtgccagagaGCAGGCAGGGCATGGGAGCCCTGAGCCTGCAGTGGGAACCCACTGCCCACCCCTTCCTCATGTGCCTCACTGTCCCTGCTTTTCTCTCAGGATTGCCCCCGTTTGGTTCTTTTAAACAGTGTTATAATAGTCACCAGCATGACACTGTATGTCTCTAAGCATCTCTGCTTTTTCCAGATGCTCTACTATGTGAAAGATATCCCAGCAACTATCCGGTATTTCCACAGCCTCCTGGAGCCACAGGCAAAGCTCCTCATTATCCTGGTGTCAGGTGAGAGCTGCTCAGTCAGGAAAGGGCTCTGAGGACCTTTGGGGTTCCTGTGTGTAGGAAAGGCCACAGAGGTGAGCAGACATCCCCTGAAACCTGACCACTGTCTGTGTGGGTCGTAAGGATTGAGGATTTATGAGCCAAAATCCCGTATCGTGGGCACAAAAGATCTTTCACTGCCCTTCCCCACTTAACAGCCTGTCCAGTGATGgaggccctgcagcaggagaggctccACCTGCAGCTCTCACTCCCAGGAGCCCCTTCAGCCTCTGCTGTGGGCTGGAAAAGGCtttccaggctgggcactgcatTTTCTCTCTCCCAGAGACTTGTGGCATTAAGCAAATGGCTGCGGGGGGCTCGGAAGTGCCATACAGCAGGTGTTGGTGCACATAtggttcattttcttttcaaactgcCCATTTCCTTAATATCATCATTTTGGGTACAAAACAGCATTCTCAGGCAGCTTCAGATCTCACAGAGATGCTCTGAGGTCAATCCAGCAGGAAAATGTTGGAGCAGAGTAAATGACAACCTTTTAATACTGTGGGCAAGGTATGACAGAGACAGTGCAGTGGTGGAGCCTAATTTGACTCTAAAAAGCCTTTAATTTGCCTCAAAAGCTGTGGAAATTTCAGCTGTGTAAACAGTCACATCTAGCAACTCCAAAAGCTATGTTAAGCATAATTTGTTCAGAGGTTTAAGCTTAATTTCTCGTTGAATTTGTCCACCTCTGCAAATGTGATtaagttccttttattttgttcatgAAGGGTCCACTCTGAAGTGACACTTCTGACCTGAATTTATTAAACggcttttttcctccaaatgTATTTGGTTTGAAGTGTTTTCAAGCAGTTTACAGCAAGAAATCTGTATTTGAAATGATTTTTATAAACGTATTCATGTTCTGTGGCTGAATGAGAATAGATCATAGTATCAGACTATTGCTGATTACCTGCATATAGTTAATTGAAACTCTTTTCCAGTTGGTTAACATGTCCCTTTGGATATTCATAAAATGTGAATACAGGAAAGAATGTGTGCctattcaaaattaaaatgattACAGTTCTGAGTTCATGAAAAGTATTTGAAGTCCTCTCTGGACCAGATGGAGCAGAAATTGCTGGGGGCGACAAAAAAGTGGGAGAGAGGAGCAGGACTCATAACAGCAGAGAGCAAAAGAAGGGGAAAACCTTGAGGAAAACGAGAAtagagaagggaaggaagaagtgCCATGAAAATGAGCGCTGAAGCAAAAGGAGTTACTGAAAGACCGTCAGAACaaagctgatgtcacaaaagGTAACGTCACCCCAACACAGACACATCAGGTGTGTTAATTGAGAGCAgcccgggagcagggctggcagcagagggTTGGGGTCAGTCGGTGCAGGCTGAGCCCCTCCTGCTCGGGgatgtgcagggctggggagatCCTGGCTCCTCCGGGATGTGCAGgggctgtggagctgctccGGTGTTATAAATTGAGGCGAATAATTTGATTCAGCCTTTTAAGatcaattaataattttattaattacagcaagCGATAGCAAGCAAACAGCGCTGGGTGCAGCTGCGGAGCCTGTGTTCCGCCAAAAGCTGACaacctttccttctcttcagtcCCTTTTTATCCTGCATAAGTGGGGGTGATGGGTCTCCTTCCACCGTGGTTATCAGTTCCAGCAACAATGGGTTTCACAAGTGGGGGTGGTGAGTCTCCTTCCACTGCGGTTATCAGTTCCAGCCAGTCCTGCAAAATCTTTCACAATCTTTGTTTGTGGTTACCAGTCAAGCCTGCAAATTCCATGTCCCGACTTCCCCCCTTTTATCCTAATTTCATACTTTTGATGAACAAACAAGTCAATGCAGTTCCTCACACCGGGATGTGCAGGGCTGTGGAGTTCCTGCCACCTCCGGGATGTGCAGGGCcgtggagctgctgccacaacCCGCAGCCAAAGCAGAGCCATGTGCTGAGCCTTGCGAGAGCCATTACAGCATTCGGGTATGGGATAATTGCCCCGAGTGACACAGCACTGACACCAGCACATTTCCTGCAATTAGTGCTTCTCTTCTAAACACCAAACTGTTTATTTGACTATAAATAACTGTTTGCAGATAAAGCAACTGCAAAACCACGAGAAACTGGTTTTAGCACCCGGGGAGAATTATTGTTGTATACAGCGCACAGAATTTTCAAGAGCTGCTCATTAGGCTCaaaattgttttcatcctgTCCAGTCGTTCTGAGTGTGAAAAACGTCAATCACttggctttttaaattttaaaagtttaataataataaaatggttataaaaataataatacaaatagagtaataaagtttagagttaggacagTTACAacacaataaaaagcaaagaattacggacgtctggatgctcttggatactaagtcatgaaaagcatcccttgtgaacaaaggaatcacccttaaaacaatacacttgttgcatattcatatatccttcatggttatgcatacattctatttaaaacaagaaa
It encodes:
- the LOC100228106 gene encoding histamine N-methyltransferase isoform X3 — encoded protein: MQCVLQCGAPEEGGGSPFSLPALREGLQGAACPLLHPPSMASPMRSLLADLDRYVQAFRLFLERSTEHQSMQEFVERRLQDVIASIGNGKSAINVLSVGGGAGEMDLQILSKIRARYPGVTINNDVIEPSAEQISKYKEHVAQASNLENIKFTWHKETAHEYESRMNAEKKTKKWDFIHMIQMLYYVKDIPATIRYFHSLLEPQAKLLIILVSGESCSVRKGL